CAAGACACCTGCAAGTTATAAAATTGTTAAGTCCGTACTCGCTCTCAGCCAAGATATGGGATTGGAGTGTGTTGTTGAAGGTATAGAAACACACGACGAATTGGCGGCTCTACAGAAACTCGGCGGAATCCTCGTTCAAGGTTATATCTGTTCTCCGCCACTCCGAGAGTCAGACGTGGCGGAGTTCATTGCGCGAACGGCAGATACCAGTGCTTTTCAGGCGTCCGGCGTGTTCAATTTTTGATCCACGAGCGTTGATACTTGGACCATTCTGACGCCGCTGACTGAGCGTTAATACAGGTCATAAATAGTCTGTCGGTCAGGCCGCCGAGCGATTGCTTTCCCGCCTGTCGTTGTCACGCATTGCAGCGGAACTTCCCGGCTCGCGGATGGCACTGCGCCTGTTGAGCTGGAAGCGGTTTGCCAGTTCGCTCAGTTTAGCCGCGCCACTGGAAAGTGCTTCGCTGATGGCATTCATGCCGCTGACCATTCCCGCGTTCTGTTGTGTCATCTGGTCTAAGGCGTTGACCGCAGTGCTGATTTCCGTGAGGCTAGTGGATTGCTCCGACGCTGCCGTGGAAATGGCTTCAATATTAACATCGATAGATTGCACGAAGGACTCGATCCGGTTCAGCGCACTGCCGGTTTCCCCGACCAGACGTACACCGTCCTTCACTTCATTGGTCGATTTAGCGATCAATTCCGAAATTTCCTTGGCGGCCTTGGCGGAGCGTTGAGCCAACTCACGGACCTCCTGGGCCACGACCGCAAAGCCCTTGCCACTTTCACCAGCGCGGGCTGCTTCGACGCCTGCATTCAGGGCTAAAAGGTTGGTCTGGAAGGCAATTTCATCGATAACAGTGATGATATTACTGATTTCCTTCGAAGCGCCCTCGATGCGGCTCATGGCGGCGACGGTGAAGTTAACGACCTTTACGGACTCGGTTGCGGCCTGACGAGCGTCGCGCACCAAGTTTCGAGTATCTTTGGAACGCGCACTGGATTCTCTCACCGTCGCGGTTATTTCTTCCAATGCCGCAGAAGTCTGCTCCAGTGCGGCAGCCTGTTGCTCCGAGCGTTTTGCCAGGCTGGTCGATCCCTTGAGCATATCATGACTATTGGCGGAAACCGCCGCCGTTTCCGCCAGCACCTGCGCCAGGGTTTCCTGGAATTTGCCAATGGACATGTTGAAGTCTTTACGCAAGTGCTCGAAGGTTGGAATGAACGGCTCATCAATCGTCATTCGGATATTGCAGTCGGACAAGCGCTCAAGACCTGCACCAATCGCAGCAATGGCGTTGACGCGGCCGGTGACATCGATCGCGAATTTCACAACCTTGACGACCTTTCCCTTTTCATCTGTGATGGGGTTATAAGTGGCCTGAATATAGACTTTCTTGCCACCTTTCCCGATCCGCAAGAACTCGTCGCTCTGGAACTCATCTGCTCCAAGCTTGCGCCAGAACTCTTTGTAATCGGGGGACGCGATGTAAGCTTGTTCACAAAACATCGAATGATTTTTGCCAATGATCTCGCTGAGGTCGTAGTTCATCGCCTTGCAGAAATTCTCGTTGGCAGTCAAAATCTGGCCAGTCGGTGTGAACTCGATAACGGCCTGAGAACGCAACAACGCTTCCATCTTGCCGTCGCCATCCATAGCTTTGTTTGTGGACGCCGTAATGTCCGTGGCAATTTTTACAATTTTGTAAGGCTTACCCCCGCGAAAAACCGGATTGTAAGAGGCTTCGATCCAGATGGGGTCGCCCGATTTGGTGAACCGCTTATATTGGCGCTGGTCGAACTGGCCGGAAACGAGTTTTGCCCAGAAATCGGCATAGGCTTTAGTCTTCACCTCTTCAGGATCGAGAAAGATCCGATGGTGTTTGCCAATGATATCTGATTTTGCATATCCAAGCGTCTTGCAGAAATTGTCATTCGCATCAAGAATATTGCCCTGGATGTCGAATTCAATGACGCCTTGAGACCGATTTATGGCATCGAAAATAGCTTTGATGTCGCTTCCGAATACAATTGACAACAATCCCATAGCGCCGTCTCCTATTGATAGCGGAACATTATAATATATATTATTTAGGAATAATAAATATTACAAAATAAATACCAAAAGATCGTTTTTTTATTTTTGCGCTTTGTAAATTATATTGAAAATGCAAATCTGCACTCAATCCAGCATCATTCCGGCGATATCTGCTCGTGCCAAGGCGGTCCTAAATTGAAAGGGCGCGGCTGGATTGCCGCCTGATCCTGCCAGACGATGCCTGGTTCAAGCGCCAGGATTAACTGGGCATCACCGTCCATAGACCTCAAAGTCCTCATTGGGGACGACAAAGAAATTTTTGTGGCGCTACTCTATAAGTTCGGCGAAAGGCAGGTAACAATCTTCGATCGAACCCCCATCCGTTAATACACCTGGACAAGTTACAAAATACACGTAAAACACGTGTCAGGTTGCATATTTGCAATCCAAGACTCTTGGCTTTACATCGGTCTGACATCACCGAGCTGGGGAGCCACAATGAAAACTGTTCTTTTCTGTTTAGCCCTTTTTCTTTTGCCTATTTCATCTGCTTTTGCCGACTGTCCCGCCCCAATTGACAACAGCTTTGCAGCGGCGGCCAATGCCAAGTTCGACTGCTCCAGTAGCCTGCCCCTGAAAGGTCACGAAACAGACCGCAAGTTCCAGGTTCATTATGATTTTCCAAAGACCTTGCCCGATACCAGCAAGCTGCCATGGCTGACGATCGATCCCTTCAAGAATCCCGCTGACTATATGCAGGCCGTCTTGAATTACGTCACCAAGGTGAACGCTCGCCCTGAGATTGATTGGCGCATCCAGGATAATAAGGTCGAGGAATGGTGCGATGCGCCATGGTTCTTCATGCTGAGGGAGCCACTGCACGGTATGACCACCGAACGGTGGTCTCGTCCGAAGGAGCTTCACGCGCTCCAAACAGATTGGGAGCGTACTTTCGCTGTCGGGATCTACAACGATGTGGCCTGCTACGGTTTTGGTCAGATCTGGGCCGATCCGGCCTTTCCCAAAACCCTTGACTTTGCATTCGCGGACGGTGCCGTGGCGGCCAAAATGCTGTTCACGTCAGCAAAGCCTTCCAGCGTTCCTTATCTTGCAGGGTCAAAGGAGTGGGACGTTGCCGGAGAAAAGGACGGCAGCACCATGACGATGCGGCTTCTGCAATTTGATCTGTCGATTAAGGACAAACGTTCGCCCAACGGCTGGTTCTTCGGGACATTCGTCTATAATGCCATGCAGCCCGGTGATACGCCGTATCAGCGCCTGGTTCCGGTCGGCCTGATCTGGGGAAGCGACCCTGCGTTGAATGCAAAAGCATATCTGGAACAAGCCATGTCGCCGACCGAAAGCTGGGTCAATCCTGCCGTCGCCACGATGTTTTATCCCCTCCCGAGACAGCATCTCGGCCTTTTCGGGCGCGCCAATGGCCCCGTCGACAACCCAATGTCCGCCTGCATTACATGTCATCAACGCGCGCTTGACTGGGGGACAGCAGTCTTGCCTGACAGCCCTGAAGCGGCGCAAGCGGCGGAACTGTTACCAGATGTTCCCACTGATCCATACAACGACTCAGCCGTCGCCGCCTATTTCAGAAACATTGGGTCCAATTCACCCGTGCCGGACA
The window above is part of the Allorhizobium ampelinum S4 genome. Proteins encoded here:
- a CDS encoding methyl-accepting chemotaxis protein, whose translation is MGLLSIVFGSDIKAIFDAINRSQGVIEFDIQGNILDANDNFCKTLGYAKSDIIGKHHRIFLDPEEVKTKAYADFWAKLVSGQFDQRQYKRFTKSGDPIWIEASYNPVFRGGKPYKIVKIATDITASTNKAMDGDGKMEALLRSQAVIEFTPTGQILTANENFCKAMNYDLSEIIGKNHSMFCEQAYIASPDYKEFWRKLGADEFQSDEFLRIGKGGKKVYIQATYNPITDEKGKVVKVVKFAIDVTGRVNAIAAIGAGLERLSDCNIRMTIDEPFIPTFEHLRKDFNMSIGKFQETLAQVLAETAAVSANSHDMLKGSTSLAKRSEQQAAALEQTSAALEEITATVRESSARSKDTRNLVRDARQAATESVKVVNFTVAAMSRIEGASKEISNIITVIDEIAFQTNLLALNAGVEAARAGESGKGFAVVAQEVRELAQRSAKAAKEISELIAKSTNEVKDGVRLVGETGSALNRIESFVQSIDVNIEAISTAASEQSTSLTEISTAVNALDQMTQQNAGMVSGMNAISEALSSGAAKLSELANRFQLNRRSAIREPGSSAAMRDNDRRESNRSAA